A stretch of the Chitiniphilus purpureus genome encodes the following:
- a CDS encoding type II secretion system protein M: MDRFRLFWRQRTGRERVFLGICGVLLAVALFYLVLWQPAATARERLQRQLPRLEADLAQMQRQITQLKGSRANAGASGDPRSTVQGIVQAAGVQADIRALPDQRVAVDAPDLPFAQALDLLTALRSDSGMRIMKLDIKETGQPGRTSLSIEVQR; this comes from the coding sequence ATGGATCGCTTTCGACTCTTCTGGCGGCAGCGCACCGGGCGCGAGCGCGTGTTCCTTGGCATCTGCGGCGTGCTGCTTGCGGTTGCGCTCTTCTATCTGGTGCTGTGGCAACCAGCGGCGACGGCGCGCGAGCGGCTGCAGCGGCAGTTGCCCCGGCTGGAGGCCGACCTTGCGCAGATGCAGCGCCAGATCACGCAGCTGAAGGGCAGCCGCGCCAATGCCGGCGCCAGCGGCGACCCGCGCAGCACCGTGCAGGGCATCGTGCAGGCAGCGGGAGTGCAGGCCGATATCCGCGCGCTGCCCGACCAGCGCGTCGCCGTGGATGCACCCGACCTGCCCTTTGCGCAGGCACTCGATCTCTTGACCGCGCTGCGCAGCGACAGCGGGATGCGCATCATGAAGCTGGACATCAAGGAGACCGGCCAGCCCGGCCGCACTTCGCTCAGCATCGAGGTGCAGCGATGA
- the gspL gene encoding type II secretion system protein GspL produces the protein MSAPLSPARLRVLLGADPADDRPLPWFALNAYGQLQAQGQDAPGALPHAARLELLVPPERISTHQVNLPRQPLAKLRALLPLALEDKLLAPAAQLHFALQPLGERQWRVFVLERAWLAAWLARLQQAGHQIEGAYPLASLPRPAVAGWLQLSLPDGAGLLISPQGETVPFDDPTLVPVLTAGETVDQLALEQVCAGPVEVDTNLLQGDFTAEPAWRFDWRPWRRVAALAGALLLLCTVANLAEWWRLQQRTEALKREMRQTFAAAFPGVPVIDPVLQLASRLREAGVAEGAAGAPAGGDALALLQRLDTLAGPQLRLARIRLAEGRLELEVIGDAAALQRQLAAAGLAFELQPGSQGRGVLWRQE, from the coding sequence GTGAGCGCCCCTCTTTCGCCCGCCCGCCTGCGCGTGCTGCTCGGTGCCGATCCGGCCGATGACCGGCCGCTGCCCTGGTTCGCCCTCAATGCCTACGGGCAGTTGCAGGCGCAGGGCCAGGATGCGCCCGGGGCGCTGCCGCATGCCGCCAGGCTGGAGCTGTTGGTACCGCCTGAGCGTATCAGCACCCACCAGGTCAACCTGCCCCGGCAGCCGCTCGCCAAGTTGCGCGCCTTGCTGCCGCTCGCGCTGGAGGACAAGCTGCTCGCGCCGGCCGCCCAGCTGCATTTTGCGCTGCAGCCGCTCGGCGAGCGGCAATGGCGGGTATTTGTGCTCGAGCGCGCCTGGCTTGCGGCGTGGCTGGCACGCTTGCAGCAGGCCGGCCACCAGATCGAAGGCGCCTATCCGCTGGCCAGCCTGCCAAGGCCCGCTGTCGCCGGTTGGCTGCAGCTGTCGTTGCCCGACGGCGCCGGATTGCTGATCTCGCCGCAGGGCGAGACCGTGCCGTTCGACGATCCGACGCTCGTCCCGGTGCTGACCGCCGGGGAAACCGTGGACCAGCTCGCGCTGGAGCAGGTATGCGCCGGCCCTGTCGAGGTCGACACCAATCTGCTGCAGGGTGATTTCACCGCCGAGCCGGCGTGGCGGTTCGATTGGCGGCCGTGGCGCCGCGTAGCCGCGCTGGCCGGGGCATTGCTGCTGCTGTGCACCGTCGCCAACCTGGCCGAGTGGTGGCGGCTGCAGCAGCGTACGGAGGCACTCAAGCGCGAGATGCGCCAGACCTTCGCCGCCGCCTTTCCCGGCGTGCCGGTGATCGATCCGGTGCTGCAGCTTGCCAGCCGGCTGCGCGAGGCCGGGGTGGCCGAAGGTGCGGCCGGGGCCCCTGCCGGCGGCGATGCACTCGCACTGCTGCAGCGGCTCGATACGCTGGCCGGGCCCCAGCTGCGGCTGGCACGCATCCGTCTGGCGGAGGGCCGACTCGAACTTGAAGTGATCGGCGACGCCGCCGCGCTCCAACGCCAGCTCGCCGCGGCGGGGCTCGCCTTCGAGTTGCAGCCGGGCAGCCAAGGCCGCGGTGTCTTGTGGCGGCAGGAGTGA
- the tig gene encoding trigger factor, whose protein sequence is MQAQLETLNGLERRLSFSIPRDEISKRVDARLKNVAKTAKIAGFRPGKAPLNIVAQQYGFRVQEEVLGETVERSFGEAVQAQQLQVAGYPRFEPKADAPAEGDFQFVATFEVYPEVKLGDLAGRELEKPTLSVGEAEVDKTVEILRRQRTRFDRVERAAQDEDRVIIDFKGTIAGEAFEGGSAENYAFLLGKGQMLADFEAGIRGMKEGETKDVEVRFPEDYQGKDVAGKTAVFAITVKNVAEPKLPEVDAEFAKALGIADGDVTKMRAEVRKNLEREVRLRLKARLKESVMSVLIEAAPVDLPRALVGMEIGRLAEQAQADLKARGIDPKLVPFSPAMFEAQAKRRVHLGLVLADLVKAHDLQAKPEQVKAIVEDLAENYEDPTDVVAWYYEKRERLAGPESMALEDNVVEFVLGQVKSVEKAVAFDELMGQQG, encoded by the coding sequence ATGCAAGCACAACTGGAAACCCTGAACGGCCTTGAGCGGCGCCTCAGCTTTTCGATCCCGCGCGATGAGATCAGCAAGCGGGTGGACGCGCGGCTGAAGAATGTCGCCAAGACAGCCAAGATCGCCGGTTTCCGGCCGGGCAAGGCACCGCTCAACATCGTGGCGCAGCAATACGGTTTCCGCGTGCAGGAAGAGGTGCTGGGCGAGACCGTCGAGCGCTCGTTCGGCGAGGCGGTGCAGGCGCAGCAACTGCAGGTGGCGGGCTACCCGCGCTTCGAGCCCAAGGCCGATGCACCGGCCGAAGGCGATTTCCAGTTCGTCGCCACGTTCGAGGTCTATCCCGAGGTCAAGCTGGGTGATCTGGCCGGCCGTGAGCTTGAGAAGCCCACGCTGAGCGTGGGCGAGGCCGAGGTTGACAAGACCGTCGAGATCCTGCGTCGCCAGCGCACGCGCTTTGACCGGGTCGAGCGCGCAGCGCAGGACGAAGACCGCGTCATCATCGACTTCAAGGGCACCATCGCCGGTGAGGCGTTCGAAGGCGGTTCGGCCGAGAACTATGCCTTCCTGTTGGGCAAGGGCCAGATGCTGGCCGACTTCGAGGCCGGCATCCGCGGCATGAAGGAAGGCGAAACCAAGGACGTCGAGGTCCGCTTCCCCGAGGACTACCAGGGCAAGGACGTGGCCGGCAAGACCGCGGTGTTCGCGATCACCGTGAAGAATGTCGCCGAACCCAAGCTGCCCGAGGTGGATGCCGAATTCGCCAAGGCACTTGGCATTGCCGACGGTGACGTGACCAAGATGCGCGCCGAGGTGAGAAAGAACCTGGAGCGCGAAGTGCGGCTGCGCCTGAAAGCGCGGCTCAAGGAAAGCGTGATGAGCGTACTGATCGAGGCTGCGCCCGTCGATCTGCCGCGTGCGTTGGTGGGCATGGAGATCGGCCGCCTTGCGGAACAGGCGCAGGCCGACTTGAAAGCCCGCGGCATCGATCCCAAATTGGTACCGTTCTCGCCTGCGATGTTCGAAGCCCAGGCCAAGCGCCGGGTCCATCTGGGCCTGGTGCTGGCAGACCTGGTGAAGGCCCACGATCTGCAGGCCAAGCCCGAGCAGGTCAAGGCCATCGTCGAAGATCTGGCCGAGAACTACGAAGATCCCACCGATGTGGTGGCCTGGTACTACGAGAAGCGCGAGCGGCTCGCAGGCCCCGAATCGATGGCCCTGGAAGACAACGTGGTCGAGTTCGTGCTCGGGCAGGTCAAGTCGGTCGAGAAGGCGGTGGCCTTCGACGAACTGATGGGCCAGCAGGGTTGA